The sequence below is a genomic window from bacterium.
ATAGAACGCGGATTTACGCGGATTTGTTTTTGTATATATTTCTCGTTGTAAACGATTAATCCGATTAATACACATATGCAGGTTGAGTCAATAAATGATATGTAAAGAAATGATTTTCGAAAAGGCAACTCCATGAAAACACTTACAATAACCGCTTTTATTTCTATACTCTCCGTTCATATTCTGTATGGCGCTGACGCACCAAAAAACACGACCATGTGGTCTCAGCGCATACAGACCGTTCTTGATTCGACACAACCGCTTCGATACGAGCGCGGGAAACGGCTGCCGCTCTATCTTTGGCCAGCCATGGACCCCGGGAAAATCGATGAAAAAACAGCGGAACAACTCGTCCGGGAGCTCGACCGGAGAGGCATAGGTCTCATCTGCTCGTGGTCGCCAGAAAACCGTGAGGAGTCTCTCTCCCGTGGTCTCGTTGTCGCCCGCGCCCAGAAAAAACTCGGCGTGCCGGTCAATATCAACGCCAATCAGTGCCTGTACCGTTTTTTCAACGGGGACGAATGCACCGCGCATATCGATGACAAAGGCAAACCGTTCTGGGACGATTCCTTCGGCAATTATAAGATGGGCTGCCCGTTTACCCTCGATAACCGTAAGGATGCAATCCGTGAGCAGGTGGAGTTTTTCGTAAAGGCTTACAAGGATTCCGGGCTCACTGTCGACTTTATTTTCGCGGACTGGGAGATTGACGGCCCGCTTGAATTCAACCGTGCGTACGAGGCATCGAAACGCTGTGCACGATGCCGTGAGAATATAAAGAACATCGACAGTTTCCCTGAATTTCAAAAAGCCCTCCGCGTCATCCGCTCGGACCTCCAGCGGTATGCCTTCACGGAGCCGGTGCTGTCACGGTTCCCCGATGCGCTTGTCGGAAATTATGCCGTGTATCCCCATGACGGGTACCGGTACTGGTACGATTACTACGAGTATTATGTGGACGGGCAACCATACAAGGAGGACCGGCGGGCGAAATACCGTGCATGGTACGATGATTTTCCCGGTACCGGTTATACTTTCGCCATGCCGGTGGTTTATTCCTGGGCCCGTTTGTTCGGATGGTATGACTTCGACAATCCCGATTACCGGTGGTTCTATAACATGCTTCTGGTGGCAGGCAACGCCGGGAAACATACCCCGTCTCGTATTCCCGTTATCAGTTTCGTTCACTGGAACATGATCAATCCGGAACAGTATCCTGCTCCGGGACTGACACAATTCAGCGCAGAAAAATATCAGGAACTCCTGTGGCACATGCTGCTCAGGGGTACCGATACGTTTTTCATGTGGTGCGGAGCACAGGAAGAAGCCGAGGAGATCAGGCTCGTCCACGAGGTTTACGCAGCGGCGCAAGAGTACGGCGAATTCCTTGAGCACGGGACACCCATAACCTTTGATGTTCCTCCGCAGCCGGGCACGGTTGTTTCGGGCCTTGTGCTCGGTAACCGTGTCCTTGTCCGCCGCACTGATTTTGCGGGATCGGATAAGCCCGTGGAAATACGTGCGGGGAATCGTACATTTACGGTGAAACCGGCTCCGGGAAAATGTCAGGTTTTCGAACTGCGGTGAACAGTGACGGGTAATATGAATACGATAGGGAAATATTACTTTCCCCGAAAAATGTTGAATTGGGGATACTGATTCTTACTGACGATGTAAAATATAAATAGAAACGGTGTGATTATTTATGTTATACACATAATCAGCGAGTTATATTATAAGGGAAACAGGTGCGGTTAATTTTTCATACAGTGCGGGGTGTCTGACGATGGATGAACGCAGAAACAATAAACGGAAATGTCTGATCTATTTTTTAAAGGTATATGACAGATCGAATAATCATTTTCTGGGTAATCTCGTGGATATTACCACCGGTGGTTTAATGCTGATGAGCGAGAGTCCCATTGCAACTGATATCGTCTATCAGATGAAAATGACCCTCCCTGAAAAAAAATCCGGAATAAGTGAAATTTCTTTCGATGCGAGAAGTATTCGCTGCAAAAAGGAACGGTTCCCCGCTTTTTACTATACCGGTTTTCAATTCGAGAAAGTCGAGACCGATGACATCGGAATCATTCAGAATCTGATCGAAAAATACGGAATTTCAGAAATCGCCGAATAACACGATCGCTTTGAATCCGTTCCAGACTACTATACGTTAAACACGATGAAAAATCCCCGGTTTATACCTGATTCAGATAGAAGCTTGGATTAAAGCGAAATTTCCTGTGGTCGACACCGCGCACAATTTTACCGTAATTCTCATCCTTATCTACCGCAAGATCGACGAGTTCCCAGTTACTCGGATCGAGTATCACTCCCTCCTCAGGACGAATCTTTTCTGAGGTATTGAGAATTTTTTTATAATTGAAGACAATCACGAGCGGCTTGAGAGGATCCTCTTTATTCATCCCTGCAACAAGGGCCGGCCTTCCGCCCGAGAGATCAACCATGCTCCCCATGGGGAACACACCGAGATGCTTTATGAAATAGGTGGCCATCTTGGGATCGAAGAGCGTATCCGCCATGCCGTGAATCTCCCTCAGGGCAAGGAACGGCGGAATAGCGGTTCTGTACGGCCGTGGGGATGTCATGGCATCGTAAACATCGGCAATGGTAAAAAGTTTTGACAGGGGATGCATTTCATCGCCGGCGAGTTCGTTAGGATATCCCGAGCCGTTGTAGCGCTCATGATGTTCGAGTATCAGGGTATTGATAAGCTGGTCGTCCAGACCGTTGTTCACAAGGAATTCGACGGTGAATTCAGGGTGTCTGTTTATTTCATAAATCTCTTTTTTCGATAATCCGGAAGGTCTGAGCGTTAATTTGGTGTGGTAGTTCGCCATACCAAGATCGCCAAGTATCACCGCCAGTCCGAGACGTTTGATGTCCTCGTCCCTGTATGCAAGCGACCGTGCCAGCGACAGGCACAATACCATTGTATTCACGGAATGGGGAAATGTGTATTCATTGAGTGTATCGAGCCGTAT
It includes:
- a CDS encoding PilZ domain-containing protein, translated to MDERRNNKRKCLIYFLKVYDRSNNHFLGNLVDITTGGLMLMSESPIATDIVYQMKMTLPEKKSGISEISFDARSIRCKKERFPAFYYTGFQFEKVETDDIGIIQNLIEKYGISEIAE
- a CDS encoding HD domain-containing protein → MLLADPVYKGNDKKGALLLAANTLITSEQIIHRLAAYGIDTVKVDQEKGFNQLEVKKKKILVKQALEISASESVISNTLLDQRKWEDIISESKDKGAAAAIITKHTNSFISSVTNVFSKNITSRALMRDENILAIIKDIIHFVANHIDILRAVIRLDTLNEYTFPHSVNTMVLCLSLARSLAYRDEDIKRLGLAVILGDLGMANYHTKLTLRPSGLSKKEIYEINRHPEFTVEFLVNNGLDDQLINTLILEHHERYNGSGYPNELAGDEMHPLSKLFTIADVYDAMTSPRPYRTAIPPFLALREIHGMADTLFDPKMATYFIKHLGVFPMGSMVDLSGGRPALVAGMNKEDPLKPLVIVFNYKKILNTSEKIRPEEGVILDPSNWELVDLAVDKDENYGKIVRGVDHRKFRFNPSFYLNQV